The following coding sequences lie in one Gadus macrocephalus chromosome 1, ASM3116895v1 genomic window:
- the LOC132463875 gene encoding putative nuclease HARBI1 — MPRSTVHRIVHRVTEEVVAIRHKVIHLPKTPEDLVAVTNGFAGLARHRAFGKAAGAIDGCHVRIKPPSGPDGHCYRNRKLFSSIILQAVCDHQGRFLDTYVGWPGSVHDSRVLRHSPLYRSLYPPPGHFILADGGYPCLQYPLPLITPYKRPVRGVGAQRFNWHHSRARSIIERAFGMMKTRFRAIFLQALEVHHTFVPHVITACAILHNICLGADDIMAPEEEDEPEEDVEEDEGGDGLEAVSGAPWRDQLSAEVSALEEAHPDHQYIQAMERHIQYTLETNPGCPTDRRHQGL, encoded by the exons ATGCCTCGTTCCACTGTCCACCGCATCGTCCACAGGGTCACTGAGGAGGTGGTGGCCATTCGCCACaaa GTCATCCACCTCCCGAAGACCCCTGAAGACCTGGTGGCAGTGACCAATGGGTTTGCAGGGCTGGCAAGACACCGCGCTTTTGGGAAAGCAGCGGGAGCAATCGACGGCTGCCATGTCCGTATCAAGCCACCGAGCGGCCCTGATGGTCACTGCTACAGGAACAGGAAACTGTTTTCCTCCATAATTCTGCAGGCTGTTTGTGACCATCAGGGCCGCTTCCTTGATACGTACGTGGGCTGGCCTGGATCAGTCCATGACTCCAGAGTCCTCCGCCACAGCCCACTGTATAGGTCACTCTACCCTCCTCCAGGGCACTTCATCCTTGCAGACGGCGGGTACCCTTGCCTCCAATACCCACTACCCCTCATCACTCCCTACAAGAGGCCAGTGCGAGGTGTGGGAGCCCAGCGCTTCAACTGGCATCATTCCAGGGCACGCTCCATTATAGAGCGTGCTTTTGGAATGATGAAGACCAGGTTCAGGGCCATCTTCCTGCAAGCGCTGGAGGTGCACCACACCTTCGTACCTCAC GTCATAACAGCATGTGCCATCCTCCACAACATCTGCCTTGGGGCCGATGACATCATggccccagaggaggaggatgagcctGAGGAGGAtgtagaggaggatgaggggggcgATGGTTTGGAGGCAGTCAGTGGTGCTCCCTGGCGGGACCAGCTGTCTGCAGAGGTGTCTGCCCTGGAGGAGGCCCACCCTGACCACCAATATATACAGGCAA TGGAGAGGCATATCCAGTACACTCTGGAGACCAACCCTGGATGTCCCACTGACAGGAGACACCAGGGTCTTTAA